Proteins from a single region of Urocitellus parryii isolate mUroPar1 chromosome 4, mUroPar1.hap1, whole genome shotgun sequence:
- the Il18 gene encoding interleukin-18 has protein sequence MAASPTENNYINFVEMTFIDDTLYFKAEDDDNLESDYFGKIELRLSILRNLNDQVLFVDRREQPVFEDMTDCDILDNEPRTTFEIYIYKDSQPRGLAVAICVKCEKYYTLSCENKNISFKEIHPPDNINETKSDIIFFQRAVPGHDDKRQFESSLYEGYFLACKKEKDLYKLTLKKQDDSRDKSIMFTVINKN, from the exons ATGGCTGCCTCGCccacagaaaataattatatcaacTTTGTGGAAATGACATTTATTGATGATACACTTTACTTCAAAG cTGAAGATGatg ACAACCTGGAATCAGATTACTTTGGCAAGATTGAACTTAGACTCTCAATCTTAAGAAATTTGAATGACCAAGTTCTCTTTGTTGATCGGAGAGAGCAACCTGTGTTTGAAGATATGACTGATTGTGACATTTTAG ATAATGAACCCCGAACTACatttgaaatatacatatataaagatagCCAACCTAGAGGTCTGGCTGTAGCCATCTGTGTGAAGTGTGAGAAATATTACACTCTTTCCTGtgagaacaaaaatatttcttttaag GAAATCCATCCTCCTGATAATATTAATGAGACAAAAAGTGACATCATATTCTTTCAGAGAGCTGTTCCAGGACATGATGATAAGAGGCAATTTGAATCTTCATTGTATGAAGGATACTTTCTAGCttgtaaaaaagagaaagatcttTACAAACTTACTTTGAAAAAACAGGATGACTCTAGAGATAAATCTATAATGTTCACTGTTATAAACAAGAACTGa